In one window of Megalops cyprinoides isolate fMegCyp1 chromosome 24, fMegCyp1.pri, whole genome shotgun sequence DNA:
- the LOC118771522 gene encoding C-C chemokine receptor type 4-like, which translates to MGKNEPQTFGGTFSGVLYSLVFCLSLTGNTFLLWALLRHEDLRKTTNLFLLQLTISDLLLTSSLPFWAVYHLHEWVFGALACHFAVGAFFLGFYSYMLFLTAMTVDRYIAVVHALSATWARMLRYFKLTSAVLWAISVAASVPEAFFSQTRVSHDGTLCEASSRPLAWELLGYYLQIWLFFLLPFTVILFCYVRIWATISRCRSGKRHRVVRLIFFIVAVFFVCWAPYNIVLFLSSLTLLGWDAPQSLEYAYYVCHSLAYCHCFLNPAFHIFGGGKFWKYLSGRRLSIRSPWSQPSQSSGHRASTSHHTYV; encoded by the coding sequence ATGGGAAAAAATGAGCCGCAGACATTCGGGGGAACGTTCTCAGGAGTTCTATACAGCCTGGTCTTCTGCCTCAGTCTGACGGGGAACACCTTTCTGCTATGGGCGCTGCTGAGACACGAGGACCTGAGGAAGACCACCaacctcttcctcctgcagctcACCATCTCTGACCttctcctcacctcctccctccccttctgGGCCGTCTACCACCTCCATGAGTGGGTCTTCGGGGCCCTGGCATGCCACTTTGCCGTAGGCGCCTTCTTTCTTGGATTTTACAGCTACATGCTGTTCCTGACGGCCATGACCGTCGACCGCTACATCGCGGTGGTACACGCCTTGTCGGCCACATGGGCGCGGATGCTGCGCTACTTCAAACTGACGAGCGCCGTGCTGTGGGCAATCAGCGTGGCGGCGAGTGTCCCTGAGGCGTTCTTCTCACAGACAAGGGTCAGCCACGACGGGACGCTGTGTGAGGCCTCCTCCCGGCCCCTGGCCTGGGAGCTGCTGGGATACTACCTGCAGATATGGCTCTTTTTCCTCCTGCCCTTCACAGTCATCCTCTTCTGCTACGTCAGGATCTGGGCCACCATCTCCAGGTGCAGGTCGGGGAAGCGCCACCGGGTGGTCAGGCTGATATTCTTCATCGTGGCGGTCTTCTTTGTGTGCTGGGCTCCCTACAACatcgtcctcttcctctcctccctcactttGCTGGGCTGGGATGCCCCTCAGTCGCTCGAATACGCCTACTACGTCTGCCACTCCCTGGCCTACTGCCATTGCTTCCTGAATCCCGCCTTCCACATCTTCGGCGGCGGGAAGTTCTGGAAATACCTCTCTGGGAGAAGGCTGTCCATCAGGTCCCCGTGGAGCCAGCCCTCTCAGAGCAGCGGGCACAGAGCCTCAACCTCCCACCACACGTATGTGTGA
- the LOC118771521 gene encoding chemokine XC receptor 1-like, producing MLNETDEYEEGEDLVFLPNGKESYSTSVATAVCFSVIFFLSVSGNTLVLCILAFYENLRHTSNLFILNLAVSDLVFASTLPFWTTYHLSHWVFGDVLCKLLSGAYFVGQYSSLMFLTVMTVDRYVTVLHGSPGVLRKWRVCARVSCVAVWVVSILASVLDMVFSEAREDSQGRWECETVSGSPANHQVVYYLQISLLFLLPLCIIAFCYSRILKVTMRRIARKKHKTVMVILCIVVAFFVCWMPYNLLLLLEVVYSGDNSVMVRLDTAFTFCHILAYSHCCLNPLLYSFTQKFRGHLSRLLLRYPLRRTAGGDRQSTAHSVSNIIQNAVVMPDNLSMSGPGHGARS from the coding sequence ATGCTGAACGAGACGGATGAGTATGAAGAAGGAGAAGACCTGGTGTTCCTCCCGAATGGTAAGGAGTCTTACTCAACCAGCGTGGCGACCGCTGTGTGCTTTTCCGTCATATTCTTCCTCAGTGTGAGTGGGAACACCCTGGTCCTCTGCATTCTGGCCTTCTACGAGAACCTGAGACACACCAGCAACCTATTCATCCTGAACCTAGCCGTGTCTGACCTGGTCTTCGCCTCCACACTCCCCTTCTGGACCACCTACCACCTCTCCCACTGGGTCTTCGGTGACGTCCTCTGCAAGCTCCTGAGCGGCGCCTACTTCGTAGGCCAATACAGCAGCCTGATGTTCCTGACGGTCATGACGGTCGACCGTTACGTGACCGTGCTCCACGGCTCCCCAGGGGTCCTGAGGAAGTGGAGGGTCTGCGCCCGGGTGTCGTGCGTGGCCGTGTGGGTGGTCAGCATCTTGGCCTCCGTGCTGGACATGGTCTTCTCGGAGGCCAGGGAGGATAGCCAGGGTCGCTGGGAGTGTGAGACGGTCTCCGGCAGCCCTGCCAATCACCAGGTGGTGTACTACCTGCAGATTAGCCTGCTGTTCCTGCTCCCGCTGTGCATCATCGCTTTCTGCTACTCCAGGATCCTCAAGGTCACCATGAGACGCATCGCCCGGAAGAAGCACAAGACCGTGATGGTCATCCTGTGCATCGTGGTGGCCTTCTTCGTGTGCTGGATGCCCTACAATCTGTTGCTGCTCCTCGAGGTGGTCTACAGCGGCGACAACAGCGTCATGGTGAGACTGGACACGGCCTTCACCTTCTGCCACATCCTGGCGTACTCGCACTGCTGCCTGAACCCCCTCCTGTACTCCTTCACACAAAAGTTCAGGGGGCACCTGTCCAGGCTCCTCCTCCGCTATCCTCTGCGGCGAACAGCAGGGGGCGACAGGCAAAGCACCGCGCACAGCGTCTCAAACATCATTCAGAATGCGGTGGTGATGCCCGACAACCTCTCTATGTCAGGTCCCGGACACGGAGCACGGAGTTAA